A section of the Manis javanica isolate MJ-LG unplaced genomic scaffold, MJ_LKY HiC_scaffold_25, whole genome shotgun sequence genome encodes:
- the LOC140847643 gene encoding olfactory receptor 5AN1-like: MIRKGNITEITYFILLGFSDFPRIKAVLFVVFLVIYVTTLTWNLSLIILIRMDSHLHTPMYFFLSNLSFLDICYVTSTAPKMLSDFFLEQHTITVVGCAVQYFFSATTGLSESCVMTAMAYDRYAAICNPLLYSSVMSPTVCVGMVLGSYMAGISGSVSQLCAILQLHFCGPNVIHHFFCDMPQLLVLSCTDTFSAKLILAIVTMIFALISVLVILISYVYIVISIMKITTAKGRSKAFNTCASHLTAVSFFYISSSFVYLRSSSGGSSKFDRFASVFYTVVTPMLNPLIYSLRNKEIKDALKRLQRKGGYY, encoded by the coding sequence ATGATTAGGAAAGGAAATATTACAGAGATCACCTACTTCATCCTCTTGGGGTTTTCAGATTTTCCCAGAATCAAAGCAGTgctctttgttgtgttcctggtgatctacgttacaactctgacttggaacctgagcctcatcatcttaataaggatggattcccacctccacacacccatgtacttcttcctcagcaacctgtccttcctagacatctgctatgtgacctccacagcccccaagatgctctctgacttcttccTGGAACAACATACTATCACCGTTGTGGGCTGTGCTGTTCAGTACTTCTTCTCTGCAACCACGGGACTGAGTGAGTCTTGTGTCATGACAGCCATGGCTTATGACCGCTATGCTGCCATTTGTAATCCACTTCTCTACTCATCAGTCATGTCACCCACCGTCTGTGTTGGGATGGTGCTGGGATCCTATATGGCTGGAATCTCTGGTTCTGTATCCCAACTGTGtgccattcttcaactccacttctgtgggcctaatgtcatccaccacttcttctgtgacatgccccaACTGTTAGTCCTGTCCTGCACTGACACTTTCTCTGCCAAACTCATACTTGCTATAGTAACAATGATCTTTGCATTAATAAGTGTCCTTGTTATCCTGATATCCTACGTCTATATTGTCATCTCCATTATGAAGATCACTACAGCTAAAGGCAGGTCCAAGGCTTTcaacacctgtgcttctcacctgacAGCAGTTTCCTTCTTCTATATCTCAAGTAGCTTTGTCTATTTGCGTTCCAGCTCTGGCGGGTCTTCCAAGTTCGACAGATTTGCATCGGTCTTCTACACAGTGGTCACTCCCATGTTGAATCCCTTgatttacagtctgaggaacaaggaaatcaaagatgcctTGAAGAGGTTGCAGAGGAAAGGAGGTTATTACTGA